The Teredinibacter sp. KSP-S5-2 genomic interval GTTTGGGTTTGTGCTTACCGCATGGGTGCTGAATCGGATTGTGATTCGGCGGTTGCGATATTTGCAGATAAAAATGGGCGAAATTGCTGAAAATTCAGACCTGACTATTACGTTGAAAGTAAATCGTGACGATGAAATCAGTTCCGTATCTCACGCGTTTAACCGGATGATAAAGCAAATTCATTCAAGCCTGACTGCTGTGACGAACAACGCATTACAAGTAAATGACGCGGCAAAATCGATTACCGGTTTGGCCGAAGCCACGGAAAAAGAAGTTTTAGAACAGAAGTTGAAAACTGATCAAGTGGCAACCGCGATGACAGAGATGGCGGCTTCCTCGACAGAAGTAAAAAATAACGCTGGCGTTACCCGAAATGAATCGGAAAAAGCCGCAGAAATTACCGCACAAGGTGAAACCAAAGTGCAGGGTGCTGTGGAGGGAATCGAGGCGTTAAATCGATGTGTTCAGGAAGGCGCGGAAAAAATTGATAAGTTAAACCTGCGCACAGATGACGTGGCCTCTATTCTTGAGGTGATTTCCAGTATTGCAGAGCAAACAAACCTGTTAGCGCTGAATGCGGCTATTGAAGCGGCGAGGGCGGGAGAGCAAGGCCGAGGCTTTGCCGTGGTCGCGGATGAGGTGCGTTCTCTGGCATTTAGAACACAACAGTCAACGGAGGAAATTCGTCGAACCATTGAAGCATTGCGACTTGAGGCAAGTGAATGTGTGACCATTATGAGCCGCGCATCTTCGCATGCGGAACAGCAAGTGCAAGTTATCATGACTGTTGCAGAAGAGTTGCGTGGTATTTCTCAGGTGGTGGGAAGCATCAGTAAACTCAATGCGCAAATGGAAGTTGCGGCATCCGAACAATGTCAGGTTGCAGAAAGCATCAATCAAAATATTAACGATATCAGCCATTCTGCCGAAATTACCTCCGGCGATGCAAAAAAATCCGCTGCTGTTGCAGAACAGTTATTGGGATTAGCCAATAAATTGCAGACCACCGTCAGCGACTTTAAATTAAAATAAGTTTTTACCCGAGCATATGAAGGTGGCGTTTACGAACGCCGGATAAAGAAAATATTGCGTTGGATATCGCCGGAGCAATCGTGGTAACAGCAAATTCGCCTGCACCGGCGGGCGACCTTTCCTGAAAGCTGAAAAGCTCAGTGATCATTTCCGGCGTTTCGTGCATTTTAATTAGCGGCATATCGTGAAAATTACTTTGTGCAATTCTGCCGTTGATCACGGTAACCCCGCCATGAATAACCGGGGTTAGCCCCCAAATAATACCGCTTTCTATCTGACCTTTTACTAAGTTAGGGTTGATCACCAAACCAATATCCGCAGCGGTATATACCTTTTTGAGTATGTATTCTTCACCAACTAATTCGATTTCCACCACCTGGGCGCAAAAACTGCGATCGTGAAATGCAGAAATAGCCACACCCAAGCCTGTGTTTGCTGCACGTGGTGTATGCCAGTTGCTAAGTTTTGTTACGGCTTCCAAGAGTTTTATTTGCATATCTTTTATAAAAGATAATGTGCTCAGTATTTCTTTATTGTGCTGGTTAAAATAATTTTCGGGTGAAGGTCTTTTTAGTTGACTTATGCGGTAGGCAATCGGATCTTTACCAGCAGCATGAGCCAGTTCATCGATAAAAATTTCCCGTGAAAAACTATCCAAGTGTGGTACTACACTTCGCCATGATCCCCAGGGAACAATGGAGTCCGCATAATGCTGGCTGGTGACCTTCAGATTTTTTAATCCATAACCATAGGGCATTTCACCGCCACCCCATTCATGGGTACTGACAACATTCAATGCTAGGGTTTCGATGTTGCCGTCTTTATCTAAACCACACTGATAATAATCTTTGCGCAGTGGGTGATAGTGGCCAAACTGAATTTCGTCTTCCCGTGTCCAAATCAGTTGAATAGGGCGTTTAACTTCTTTCGAAATAAAACTTGCTTCCAACAAAAAATCGCAAAAAAAACGGCGGCCGTAGCCGCCTCCCATAAAGCAGGGATGTACAACAATGGTATCTTTCTCGATACCGAGGATAATAGAGAGATGTCTGGTTGAATGCTGTGGGGATTGTGTGCCCGTCCAGATTTCTAAATGTTTGCCATCACTGAAATCGGCAATGGCGTTTAAGGGCTCCATCAATCCGTGGCCAATAAACGGGCTGGTGTATTCCGCCGATACATGTTGGTGCGACTGATTGATTGATTGCTCAGATACGCCAGCGGTTTGGCAAGGTGTGGTATTTGGATTTCGGAATGCATCAAGTTGGGCGTAGAGATCCCGGCAACTTTTGGTTTGTAATACGCCGTGATCCCATTCAATTTCTATTTTATCTCTGGCGGATAAACAATCCCAGGTCGATTGGCCGACAATCACTAAGCCGCCGCGAATACCTTTGTTAAACACTTCTTTGGATGTCCGTTCCTGCATTGGATAGATCGCAACAATTCCTGGCAGCTTCAGTGCTTCTTCAGCGTTATAACGTTTTATTTTTCCTCCCAGCACGGGTGGTCGAATAATGGTTGCGACCAGCATGCCGGGCACTTTTATATCCAGGCCGTATTTCAGTTTACCCTGTACGATATTTTTTGTTTTTAAGCTGCTGTGTGGTTGACCAATAATCTGATACTGGCTCTGAGGTTTGAATTGATTTATTTCCGGCACTGGTATATTCGCGGCTTCCTGAGCGAGTTCGCCGTAACTGCGTTTTCTCCCCGTTGGCGTATGAATGACAAACCCTTTCTCCGTTCGGCAATTTGAAGGGTTGGTATGCCAACTGGCCGCAGCGCAGGCGATGAGCATGGCTCTGGCACTTGCTCCGGCTGAACGCATTAAACTCCACTCAGTTTCTATTGAATAACTGCCACCCGTATCAAACCGTCCCCAGTCGGATTGGTAGTTTTCAATATTTTTATCGTAACTAAGAAGTTTAATGTGAGTGCTCGACCAGTCAGCATCCAATTCTTCCGCCGCAATCATAGCGATTCCCGTTGCGGCACCTTGTCCCATTTCCTGTTTGTAGATAAAAATGGTGACGTCGCCATTGGTATCGATTTGTATCAGCGGGCCAACCATATTGGCAGACGAGGATGATTCTCTAATTTGGGTTGCTGGCAGGTTTAGCGACAGCAATAAACCACCGGTGGTCAAAGCGCTGGCTTTCAGGAAATCTCTGCGTTTCATGATTTCACCTCCGCAGCCAGGTTGGTCATATGTGCCGCTTGTTTTATGGCCTTTCGAATACGTGAGTAGGTTCCGCATCGACAGATATTGGTCATCTTTTGGGTGATGTCTTCTTCGCTCGGGTTTTTGTTATGGGCCAGCAGATCTGCTGCGCTCATAATTTGTCCAGGCTGGCAATAACCGCACTGAGGAACATCCTGTTCAATCCAGGCTTGTTGCAGAGTGTTAAATTGTGTTTTCTCCAAGCCTTCAATGGTGGTGACATTCATTCCGTTTACTGCACCCAGAGGAAGGCTGCATGAAGGTGTTGCATAGCCATTAACATGAACCGTGCATGCGCCGCATAAACCCTTACCACAACCGTATTTTGTTCCAGTAAGCTGTTGTTGATCACGCAAAAACCACAGTAGAGGTTTGCTCATATCTTCGTTGTCGATAGTGACGGTTTCGCCATTGAGCGTGAAGGTGACCATATTTTGATATCCAAGTGTTCAGTTTGCGCTTGAACAAGTTGTTGTTGTCTCGAAATCAAAATAGGTCTGCAGGCCTCGCCACACAAGGAATATGTGATAAGACGGACTGAGAAAGTGATAAGTTACACCGGGAAATACTTGGCTTGGTTTGCCCTATATGAACGGCAAAAAACAAGCGCAATAATTCAATTCGTGTTAATACGCTCTAGCTGGCAAGAAAGAGTTGCTTTAGTGGTGTGGCGTATTCTTGCCGCAGTTTCTTGGCGTAGTGTCTGCTGACGATAGCATCCTGACCACTGGATAATGTTAATTTAATTTCGCCATGTGTTGCTGTGCGTACTTTCTTCACCGCATTTTTATTAATAATGCTCGAACGGTGAATTCGGATAAATAAACCTTGATCCAGGGATTGCATAACGCTTTTCATCGTCGCCCGATGCATATACTGTTTGCCGGAAAATGTACATAAGACAACATAGTTTCCCGAAGCTGAAATGTGTTCAATATCTGGAATATCAATCGGTTCAGTTCCCTGGCGGGTCTCCACTAGCAGTGATTCGACCTGTTGGATTGAGTCTGACGGCGGGGGTGGAGAAGATATTTTGGATATTTGATAGCGCCACAAAGTTAACAAGCAGCTTGTCGCAACCAGAAAAAGCGGAATTTCTTTAACGAGTGTTGTATAAAAAACAGAAACTTTTGCGGTGGAATCGGTGGTATTAAATGATTGAAAAATACAAAAGCTTATTGGTAGAGCTAGCCCCCAGGTTATGGTAATGAGAAGTATTTTTTTTACCAATAACTGTATATTCCAATATGCATCATCCAGTTGTTTGGCATGGTTGATCAGAAAAGGTGTGAAAAGTATCCAGGGTAGCCATCGAATTAATGTGTGTTCGAATGAAATAAAAAAGTTGGATATATTCGGATGGACGATTTCGGTGTATATGAAACAGTGCAAAGCATTGACTAACGCGACGCATACCCAGAATAGGCTCACTAATATCCAGCCAGTGTAGGTTATATTAGTCCAGCTTGATATTTGCGTAAGTTGCGTGAAAGATTCTTTTACTGCTTTTTTGACGGAACCTATCGTATTCATGATTAATTGATACACCAAAATGAATAGTTGAACGCTTATTGAAGTTTAGCAAGTGTTAGGTAAAACTAGCTTAAACAGACTCTAGAGAAAGGTATTAAAGTACGTGAAATGTTTGGTGGTTATTGCTCATCCTCAGCAAAATAGTTTGTGTTCGCATTTGGCAAAGGAAATCATTCAGTGTTTATCTAATAGGGGGGTGGATATTACCGAAGAAAACCTTTATCAACAGAATTTTGACCCAGTATTATCTAAAACAGAAAGAGATTCTTATTACGCTGATGCATATCATTATCAGGCTGTTGAATCTTCGATTAATCGACTTCTTGCTGCAGAGTATTTGGTGCTGGTTTTTCCGACATGGTGGTTTGGCTTTCCGGCCATTCTAAAGGGATGGTTTGATCGAGTATGGGCTCCAGGGTTTGCTTATGATCATGCCAGTGATTATGGGCCAATTACACCGAAGTTGAATAACCTAAAAAAAGTGTTGGTGGTCACTACTTTTGGCGCACCCTGGTGGGTGGATAAGTTGGTTTTGTGGCAACCTGTTAAACGGGTTGTTAAGTATGCTTTGCTGGGGGCATGTGCAAGGAAGGCTAAGTTAACATTTTTACCGCTTTATAAGTGTGAGAGTGTCGACTCGGGTCGAGTCAACAAGTTTGTTTTAAAGATTAAAAAAGTGTTAAACCAATGGTAATTTCTTATTTTTAAAATAAGTTTTCGAAAGTAAATATTCACAGTGTGTTAGTAAAGGTAAAAAGGTTACTGAAATAGATTCTGTGAGCGAAGTTGAGACGGTTTTTATCTAAAGTTGTAGTAATGCTAAAAATACACATTAATGCAAAGCAGGTGCTATTTGCTCGACACGCCGTGAAAACATCTTTGTTGGCTCGTCGCCAGCATCCCTGCTGTCGACGGTCTTGCTCATAGCATCTGCTTTGCTTCTGATATTCTTGCCGTCGGTTCTGCATTGGGAAAGCATTCTTACCTTTGTTGATGATGAACTGTATCCACGCCCTAAGGGGAGAATGCAT includes:
- a CDS encoding methyl-accepting chemotaxis protein, which gives rise to MFSRFSIRTLILGVLAVVFTLVLAFNVIYSSETQQSRMEESSRHQVYSLSKSYFDALNTMMHTGTMANRQLLREKMLATPNVEDIRIVRGEPISALYGSGLDTEKSKDPYDNRGLLGEAVDVIQQNDNGRLLTIVVPVRAQSDYQGSNCLACHQGPENQVLGAIRIDYSLASEDAELWRSVLTHGVIQTLFAVFGFVLTAWVLNRIVIRRLRYLQIKMGEIAENSDLTITLKVNRDDEISSVSHAFNRMIKQIHSSLTAVTNNALQVNDAAKSITGLAEATEKEVLEQKLKTDQVATAMTEMAASSTEVKNNAGVTRNESEKAAEITAQGETKVQGAVEGIEALNRCVQEGAEKIDKLNLRTDDVASILEVISSIAEQTNLLALNAAIEAARAGEQGRGFAVVADEVRSLAFRTQQSTEEIRRTIEALRLEASECVTIMSRASSHAEQQVQVIMTVAEELRGISQVVGSISKLNAQMEVAASEQCQVAESINQNINDISHSAEITSGDAKKSAAVAEQLLGLANKLQTTVSDFKLK
- a CDS encoding xanthine dehydrogenase family protein molybdopterin-binding subunit — protein: MKRRDFLKASALTTGGLLLSLNLPATQIRESSSSANMVGPLIQIDTNGDVTIFIYKQEMGQGAATGIAMIAAEELDADWSSTHIKLLSYDKNIENYQSDWGRFDTGGSYSIETEWSLMRSAGASARAMLIACAAASWHTNPSNCRTEKGFVIHTPTGRKRSYGELAQEAANIPVPEINQFKPQSQYQIIGQPHSSLKTKNIVQGKLKYGLDIKVPGMLVATIIRPPVLGGKIKRYNAEEALKLPGIVAIYPMQERTSKEVFNKGIRGGLVIVGQSTWDCLSARDKIEIEWDHGVLQTKSCRDLYAQLDAFRNPNTTPCQTAGVSEQSINQSHQHVSAEYTSPFIGHGLMEPLNAIADFSDGKHLEIWTGTQSPQHSTRHLSIILGIEKDTIVVHPCFMGGGYGRRFFCDFLLEASFISKEVKRPIQLIWTREDEIQFGHYHPLRKDYYQCGLDKDGNIETLALNVVSTHEWGGGEMPYGYGLKNLKVTSQHYADSIVPWGSWRSVVPHLDSFSREIFIDELAHAAGKDPIAYRISQLKRPSPENYFNQHNKEILSTLSFIKDMQIKLLEAVTKLSNWHTPRAANTGLGVAISAFHDRSFCAQVVEIELVGEEYILKKVYTAADIGLVINPNLVKGQIESGIIWGLTPVIHGGVTVINGRIAQSNFHDMPLIKMHETPEMITELFSFQERSPAGAGEFAVTTIAPAISNAIFSLSGVRKRHLHMLG
- a CDS encoding (2Fe-2S)-binding protein, whose amino-acid sequence is MVTFTLNGETVTIDNEDMSKPLLWFLRDQQQLTGTKYGCGKGLCGACTVHVNGYATPSCSLPLGAVNGMNVTTIEGLEKTQFNTLQQAWIEQDVPQCGYCQPGQIMSAADLLAHNKNPSEEDITQKMTNICRCGTYSRIRKAIKQAAHMTNLAAEVKS
- a CDS encoding LytTR family DNA-binding domain-containing protein, whose product is MNTIGSVKKAVKESFTQLTQISSWTNITYTGWILVSLFWVCVALVNALHCFIYTEIVHPNISNFFISFEHTLIRWLPWILFTPFLINHAKQLDDAYWNIQLLVKKILLITITWGLALPISFCIFQSFNTTDSTAKVSVFYTTLVKEIPLFLVATSCLLTLWRYQISKISSPPPPSDSIQQVESLLVETRQGTEPIDIPDIEHISASGNYVVLCTFSGKQYMHRATMKSVMQSLDQGLFIRIHRSSIINKNAVKKVRTATHGEIKLTLSSGQDAIVSRHYAKKLRQEYATPLKQLFLAS
- a CDS encoding NAD(P)H-dependent oxidoreductase, translated to MKCLVVIAHPQQNSLCSHLAKEIIQCLSNRGVDITEENLYQQNFDPVLSKTERDSYYADAYHYQAVESSINRLLAAEYLVLVFPTWWFGFPAILKGWFDRVWAPGFAYDHASDYGPITPKLNNLKKVLVVTTFGAPWWVDKLVLWQPVKRVVKYALLGACARKAKLTFLPLYKCESVDSGRVNKFVLKIKKVLNQW